The following coding sequences lie in one Pungitius pungitius chromosome 18, fPunPun2.1, whole genome shotgun sequence genomic window:
- the marchf5l gene encoding E3 ubiquitin-protein ligase MARCHF5, translated as MSLTEEKPEKHCWVCFASERDDLNADWVSPCRCKGSTKWIHQLCLQRWLDEKQKGNGGGAVSCPQCGTEYHISFPTMGPLVFVLQHVDRALSRISPFAAVGVVVGTIYWSAVTYGAVTVMQVVGHKKGLYLMERADPLFLLMGLPTIPVLLVLGKMIRWEEHVVRLLQRYSFRGKLPPGASRYLSRVPAEGVSAGDHLSVSRTLCGALIFPSVASVVGRLLFVRMPSNLQRSLLGGMAFVLIKGVLKVYFKQQQSVIQASRNILNYPERSEPNDSGDEDTEDSGNE; from the exons atgtcctTAACTGAGGAGAAGCCTGAGAA ACACTGCTGGGTGTGCTTTGCCTCTGAGAGAGACGACCTCAATGCAGACTGGGTGAGCCCCTGCAGGTGTAAAGGATCCACTAAATGGATCCACCAGTTGTGTCTTCAGCGCTGGCTGGATGAGAAGCAGAAAGGAAACGGTGGAGGAGCAGTGAGCTGTCCTCAATGTGGCACCGAATACCACATCTCCTTCCCTACGATGG GCCCGTTGGTGTTTGTCCTCCAGCATGTGGACAGAGCGCTCTCACGGATCAGTCCATTTGCTGCTGTGGGGGTGGTGGTCGGCACCATCTACTGGTCAGCTGTCACATACGGAGCTGTGACTGTCATGCAG GTCGTTGGACACAAGAAGGGTCTTTACTTGATGGAGCGAGCCGacccgctcttcctcctcatggGGCTGCCCACTATTcctgtgctgctggtgctgggaAAAATGATCCGCTGGGAGGAGCATGTGGTGCGGCTGCTGCAGAGGTACTCGTTCAGAGGGAAGCTGCCGCCAG GAGCCAGTCGATACCTGTCCAGAGTCCCTGCTGAAGGGGTCTCTGCAGGAGACCACCTGTCTGTGTCCCGGACTCTGTGTGGAGCTCTCATCTTTCCCTCCGTTGCCAGTGTGGTGGGCCGGCTGCTCTTTGTACGGATGCCTTCTAACCTTCAGCGCTCTTTGCTG GGCGGCATGGCCTTTGTGTTGATTAAAGGGGTTCTCAAGGTGTATttcaagcagcagcagtccgTCATTCAGGCCAGCAGGAACATACTCAACTACCCCGAGAGGAGCGAACCCAACGACTCTGGAGACGAGGACACCGAGGACAGTGGGAATGAATAG
- the LOC119226687 gene encoding cytochrome c oxidase subunit 5B, mitochondrial-like, which yields MAARLLLRSAFRAATTCRGAPVPAVTRGMAAGGIPTDEEQATGLEKVIMNAMKEGKDPYNMMKPKEYAGSKADPHLVPSITNKRIVGCVCEEDNTAVVWFWLHEGDAQRCPSCGSHYKLVAHELPH from the exons ATGGCTGCAAGGTTATTGTTGCGCTCGGCCTTCAGAGCCGCTACGACCTGCCGGGGGGCCCCGGTACCGGCTGTGACCCGCGGGATGGCGGCTGGAG GGATTCCTACCGATGAGGAACAAGCTACCGGACTGGAGAAGGTCATCATGAACGCCATGAAGGAGGGGAAG GACCCCTACAACATGATGAAGCCCAAGGAGTACGCCGGCTCCAAGGCCGACCCCCACCTGGTTCCCTCCATCACCAACAAGAGGATTGTGGGATGTGTCT GTGAAGAAGACAACACGGCCGTGGTGTGGTTCTGGCTCCACGAGGGCGACGCCCAGCGCTGCCCGTCCTGTGGTTCTCACTACAAACTGGTGGCCCACGAGCTCCCCCATTAG
- the LOC119227138 gene encoding drebrin-like protein B isoform X1, translated as MAVNLSKNGPSLMEAYKEVVDGKMDTNWVLFTYEGNTNDIRLAQKGDGGLEEMVEELNSGKVMYGFCRVQDPNSGLPKYVLINWTGDGVKDSRKGMCANHVSSMSSFLKGAHVTINARGDDDVDPETILQKVAKTSGANFHFHKAKEDKAAPRGSVGSVYRKVNAVEEIQQTRKDDFWVQHQRDEALHQQEENQRLKEEKQTLERERREVEEKQTGEREKKAKEKTLQKQIEEEEREKEQQRYKDKSQTSQRDMFKRGQSFEAPASTPGKLLSERDILLPPASPPAPALLPLSPVSPVSPVRSHSPAAPPQTTGSPAPAAEEEWSDEFEDEDGDEAPPEDVSKAEPEEDLYENVYDPTIPSAGGVGVDTRGQNIKARALYDYQAVDDTEITFDPGDIITGVEMLDEGWWRGFGPQGDFGMFPANYVVLL; from the exons ATGGCAGTGAATCTGAGTAAGAATGGCCCTTCACTCATGGAGGCGTATAAAGAAGTAGTGGATGGAAAAATGGACACAAACTG ggTGCTCTTCACTTATGAAGGGAACACTAATGACATCCGTCTGGCACAGAAGGGAG ACGGTGGTTtggaggagatggtggaggagctgaacaGCGGGAAGGTGATGTACGGTTTCTGTCGAGTCCAGGACCCGAACTCCGGTCTCCCCAAATATGTTCTCATAAACTGg acAGGTGACGGTGTAAAGGACTCTAGAAAAGGAATGTGTGCCAACCACGTGAGCTCGATGTCCAGCTTCCTGAAG GGAGCCCATGTGACCATAAATGCCCGTGGAGATGATGACGTGGACCCGGAGACGATCTTGCAGAAAGTGGCCAAAACCTCTGGAGCCAACTTTCACTTCCACAAAGCGAAGGAAGATAAAGCCGCTCCGAGAGGCTCTGTG GGTTCTGTGTATCGGAAGGTCAACGCTGTGGAGGAAATACAACAAACCAGAAAGGACGACTTCTGGGTTCAACATCAG AGGGACGAAGCACTTCATCAACAGGAGGAGAACCAAcggctgaaggaggagaaacaaacgttggagagagagaggagggaggtagAGGAGAAGCAgacgggggagagggagaagaaagccAAGGAGAA GACTCTTCAGAAGCAGATAGAAGAAGAGGAGCgagagaaggagcagcagagatAC AAGGACAAGTCACAGACTTCTCAGAGAGACATGTTCAAGAGGGGGCAGAGCTTTGAGGCTCCTGCTTCCACACCTG GGAAACTTCTTTCTGAGAGAGATATTCTGCTACCAccagcgtctcctcctgctccagctttGCTCCCCTTGTCtcctgtctcacctgtctcacctgtgAGGTCTCACTCACCTGCTGCACCACCACAGACAACTGGTtcacctgctccagctgcag AAGAAGAGTGGTCTGACGAGTTTGAAGACGAAGATGGAGATGAAGCTCCTCCTG AAGATGTGTCCAAGGCAGAGCCTGAGGAGGACCTGTATGAGAACGTCTATGATCCCACAATCCCCTCG GCTGGAGGCGTTGGTGTGGACACGAGAGGACAGAACATCAAGGCCCGAGCTTTGTATGACTACCAGGCtg TGGACGACACTGAGATCACCTTTGACCCCGGGGACATCATCACAGGGGTTGAGATGCTGGATGAGGGCTGGTGGAGAGGATTCGGACCTCAGGGAGACTTCGGGATGTTCCCCGCCAACTATGTGGTGCTCCTCTAG
- the LOC119227138 gene encoding drebrin-like protein B isoform X2 produces the protein MAVNLSKNGPSLMEAYKEVVDGKMDTNWVLFTYEGNTNDIRLAQKGDGGLEEMVEELNSGKVMYGFCRVQDPNSGLPKYVLINWTGDGVKDSRKGMCANHVSSMSSFLKGAHVTINARGDDDVDPETILQKVAKTSGANFHFHKAKEDKAAPRGSVGSVYRKVNAVEEIQQTRKDDFWVQHQRDEALHQQEENQRLKEEKQTLERERREVEEKQTGEREKKAKEKTLQKQIEEEEREKEQQRYKDKSQTSQRDMFKRGQSFEAPASTPGKLLSERDILLPPASPPAPALLPLSPVSPVSPVRSHSPAAPPQTTGSPAPAAEEEWSDEFEDEDGDEAPPDVSKAEPEEDLYENVYDPTIPSAGGVGVDTRGQNIKARALYDYQAVDDTEITFDPGDIITGVEMLDEGWWRGFGPQGDFGMFPANYVVLL, from the exons ATGGCAGTGAATCTGAGTAAGAATGGCCCTTCACTCATGGAGGCGTATAAAGAAGTAGTGGATGGAAAAATGGACACAAACTG ggTGCTCTTCACTTATGAAGGGAACACTAATGACATCCGTCTGGCACAGAAGGGAG ACGGTGGTTtggaggagatggtggaggagctgaacaGCGGGAAGGTGATGTACGGTTTCTGTCGAGTCCAGGACCCGAACTCCGGTCTCCCCAAATATGTTCTCATAAACTGg acAGGTGACGGTGTAAAGGACTCTAGAAAAGGAATGTGTGCCAACCACGTGAGCTCGATGTCCAGCTTCCTGAAG GGAGCCCATGTGACCATAAATGCCCGTGGAGATGATGACGTGGACCCGGAGACGATCTTGCAGAAAGTGGCCAAAACCTCTGGAGCCAACTTTCACTTCCACAAAGCGAAGGAAGATAAAGCCGCTCCGAGAGGCTCTGTG GGTTCTGTGTATCGGAAGGTCAACGCTGTGGAGGAAATACAACAAACCAGAAAGGACGACTTCTGGGTTCAACATCAG AGGGACGAAGCACTTCATCAACAGGAGGAGAACCAAcggctgaaggaggagaaacaaacgttggagagagagaggagggaggtagAGGAGAAGCAgacgggggagagggagaagaaagccAAGGAGAA GACTCTTCAGAAGCAGATAGAAGAAGAGGAGCgagagaaggagcagcagagatAC AAGGACAAGTCACAGACTTCTCAGAGAGACATGTTCAAGAGGGGGCAGAGCTTTGAGGCTCCTGCTTCCACACCTG GGAAACTTCTTTCTGAGAGAGATATTCTGCTACCAccagcgtctcctcctgctccagctttGCTCCCCTTGTCtcctgtctcacctgtctcacctgtgAGGTCTCACTCACCTGCTGCACCACCACAGACAACTGGTtcacctgctccagctgcag AAGAAGAGTGGTCTGACGAGTTTGAAGACGAAGATGGAGATGAAGCTCCTCCTG ATGTGTCCAAGGCAGAGCCTGAGGAGGACCTGTATGAGAACGTCTATGATCCCACAATCCCCTCG GCTGGAGGCGTTGGTGTGGACACGAGAGGACAGAACATCAAGGCCCGAGCTTTGTATGACTACCAGGCtg TGGACGACACTGAGATCACCTTTGACCCCGGGGACATCATCACAGGGGTTGAGATGCTGGATGAGGGCTGGTGGAGAGGATTCGGACCTCAGGGAGACTTCGGGATGTTCCCCGCCAACTATGTGGTGCTCCTCTAG